From a region of the Castanea sativa cultivar Marrone di Chiusa Pesio chromosome 10, ASM4071231v1 genome:
- the LOC142613085 gene encoding flavonol sulfotransferase-like, translating into MESSSSSKMNSAPKSIEKEEYMPDLEIDNKFKQIFSTLPTKKDAWSMDYYQYEGFWYPFFHIPGTLWAQEHYKPQPNQVILSSFPKCGTTWLKALAFAIMTRSYESEPTNLLLTRLSHDCVPFIEFQISSSQPKLSLDVPLASTHIPYTSLPKSVINSGCKIVYICRDPKDTFVSTYHFYYKLNSKAELPTNEIIEEDVLECFCQGLTPCGPFWDNLLGYWRASLESPERILFIKYEDLKNETVYWVKKLAQFIGYPFSLEEEDKGMVQKIIDLCSFEKMSNLEVNKNGAMTLELGIKKDEVNTIELKNNIYFRKGNIGDWKNHLTPAMATRIDQITEQKLASYGLTWNV; encoded by the coding sequence ATGgaatcctcttcttcttccaaaaTGAACTCTGCTCCAAAAAGTATTGAGAAAGAAGAGTATATGCCTGATCTCGAAATCGATAATAAATTTAAACAGATATTTTCAACCCTCCCAACAAAAAAGGATGCTTGGTCAATGGATTACTACCAGTATGAAGGTTTTTGGTACCCTTTCTTCCATATACCAGGAACATTGTGGGCTCAAGAACATTACAAGCCTCAACCCAACCAGGTGATTTTGAGCAGTTTTCCAAAATGTGGCACAACTTGGCTTAAGGCTCTGGCTTTTGCCATTATGACACGATCCTATGAAAGCGAACCTACAAACCTTTTACTTACAAGACTGTCACATGATTGTGTACCCTTTATTGAGTTTCAAATTAGCTCAAGCCAACCAAAATTGAGTTTAGATGTTCCACTTGCGTCTACACACATTCCCTACACTTCCCTACCAAAATCCGTTATAAATTCTGgttgtaaaattgtttataTATGCAGGGATCCAAAGGATACATTTGTGTCTACATATCACTtttattacaagttgaattctaAGGCAGAACTCCCAACCAACGAAATTATTGAGGAGGATGTACTTGAGTGCTTTTGTCAAGGATTAACTCCTTGTGGACCATTTTGGGATAATTTATTAGGGTATTGGAGAGCAAGTTTAGAATCACCAGAGAGGATATTGTTTATAAAGTATGAAGATTTGAAGAATGAAACTGTATATTGGGTAAAGAAATTGGCTCAATTTATTGGTTATCCTTTCTCtttggaagaagaagataaaggtATGGTACAAAAGATTATAGATTTATGCAGTTTTGAAAAAATGTCCAATTTAGAGGTGAATAAAAATGGAGCGATGACATTGGAGCTTGGAATCAAGAAAGATGAAGTCAACACGATCGAgctaaaaaacaatatatattttaggaaagGTAACATTGGAGATTGGAAAAATCATCTTACACCTGCAATGGCAACACGAATTGATCAAATAACTGAGCAAAAGCTAGCTAGTTATGGCTTGACATGGAATGTCTAA